Within the Musa acuminata AAA Group cultivar baxijiao chromosome BXJ2-9, Cavendish_Baxijiao_AAA, whole genome shotgun sequence genome, the region TCCACCTTTTCAGGTATATAATTTAAATAGCTTTTCATCTCACTAGTTAGTAGTCCACACCAGCTGGAAAAAATTGTCATTGTTTTGCACAATCTCTTAGGGCCATTCTATTCCTCTTGCAGCATGGGGCTTCAGAAACTAGTGCAGCACTTGAGTTTGCCGTAAACTCTCTTGAGGCAAGGAAATTTTATAAATCAGATATGtctaatttgatgttgcagggtaCCCATAAACTGCATGTCTTTGATGCGGTTGCTAGTTCTACTTTTTTGAGCCAAACACATTGGTTCTTGTAGGTTGAAAACATCTTAATTGTTGGCCATAGTCGTTGTGGAGGCATTCAGGCCCTAATGAGTATGAAAGACAATGCTGATTCAAGGTAATCATGCATCAGACTTTGACATTGCATTTCTGAGTTTTGTGATCATGCATATCCAATTTACTCTTCTAAATTGATGTGTATATATCCAGAAGCTTTATCAAAGATTGGGTTTCTATTGGAAAGAGTGCAAGATTAAGCACAAAAGCTGCTGCTGGAAATTTGAGCTTTGAAATGCAATGTAGACATTGTGAAAAGGTAATCATGCTCCACTTTTCACAAGGTGAAACTATTATTGGTTGTTATCATTATAGGTTTCAATCAGTATAGTTATCTCTTGTCAAAGCTACATATTAGAAATTCTCTTTACCTCATCCACAATCATCTACACTTGGAACTGCCTTGTTCATTCAGCTCTATATAGTTTACTGTCAGAAAAAAAAGCATCATTCTGATGTGAGCAAAGAGTGTGATTCTGTTGGCCTCTCTTTTCTTTTACTGGCTTTTTTTTTCTGTATGCACGGGCATGCTTTTCCATTGGAATTCTCTTCGACATGGAACTTGGATTTACAGATGCCGGTAAAACCTAAATTTGGAAACAAATATCAGTTCACTTGTGTATGAAGTGTTTGCACAAATGTTCTTTAATATGTTGTTGCTATTTAGAAAGAAATTAAGATTTTGATCAGACCAGTAATTTTCTTCACCAAAACATAGAGTTTCTTGTTTGTACTCACTAGCTATCATGTATGAATGTTTTTATTTGTAAATACTACATAAAGATACAGCTTCTTGAGCATGCATGTGTAGTTTAAAGCCGTATAGGATTTCTATTTCAAGCTATGAGTATGTGAGGCACCATATGAGCATAACTGGTGTAAGCAGTCCAAAACTTGTTATTCTACTAATAAGACCGACGAGCATTGCCATAAATAAATCTTCAATATTTCATGGACCTTCCTTTTCGTATGATTTCACCAAGATTGGAAAGTTAAGCAAAGTTGATTTATGCAATTTTCGAAAGTATCTTGCTGTCCATATGGACTTATCACTCTCGGAAAAACTTTGTTCCTTTACGATTGAACATGGCAGCCAATTCAGAGCATTCACCAACATTATCTTTTGGGCAATAAGCTACATAAATGAATGCTTGACTAAGCACTCTTTGTTCATTGCAGGAATCGATTAACGGCTCGCTGCTGAACTTGCTAACATATCCATGGATCGAGAAAAGAGTGAGTGAAGGGACACTCTCTCTTCACGGAGGCTACTATGACTTCATCGATTGCACCTTCGAGAAATGGACTCTTGTGTATCGAGAAGGATTAGAGGGTGGCAGTAAGTATGCAATAAAAAACCGTGCCTTGTGGTCCTAAAAATCCTATACTGATCATCAGGATCGAGCTTACGAGTATGCTGCTATGTCCTCCTCTTTGTTGTACCTCGAggtaattctctctctctctctctctctctctctctctctctctctctctcttcagctGCTGTATTTTTAGCTCATTTCAACTATATGACATTTACGTTGGGTGATTCATCTATATAACTACTGTTTGAGATGATTCATGTGTTTGATACTGGTGAAGTGTTTAGAGTGTTCTCAGATGTTGTCCTGTTTTAATGTGACAATAACATTGGGATTGACAATAacagaaaaagaggaag harbors:
- the LOC135623079 gene encoding beta carbonic anhydrase 5, chloroplastic-like, with protein sequence MAPLLRSSLSFAAFDASSAEASSQFFWKPLEPPKIGNLSLNLVRTSNARLRIRGSVEEKHTPARKASKEPFRLTREEEGQVLDPFQELEYRFKRFKRKNYVENLVDYQNLAERQSPKFMVIACADSRVCPSNILGFQPGESFTVRNVANLVPPFQHGASETSAALEFAVNSLEVENILIVGHSRCGGIQALMSMKDNADSRSFIKDWVSIGKSARLSTKAAAGNLSFEMQCRHCEKESINGSLLNLLTYPWIEKRVSEGTLSLHGGYYDFIDCTFEKWTLVYREGLEGGSKYAIKNRALWS